A region of Saccharomyces mikatae IFO 1815 strain IFO1815 genome assembly, chromosome: 12 DNA encodes the following proteins:
- the SFI1 gene encoding Sfi1p (similar to Saccharomyces cerevisiae SFI1 (YLL003W); ancestral locus Anc_5.215), with translation MGKFGTSNKSTENLLRDKFVPETTPTNIPTDILIKQGLITDSTESLIHGGAERYIVNALKPIEANKTEDVCEDPPFHLPSPPLDLANLEYEKVTDLSKNDFRYDLNNTSLEIIEDLYHQIEAFLVHFKLSRSFLLIFKNYVSILIQEGFNPLHDEYFRILEDELKGIFTFNSVIEEILEIFLIHPRNKFIALSLAEYTYARNKIRRHFSHWKTACELNEEANKFAEQAVMKIKETFFYIWCDRRSKYSQMANNEAESFRNTWLLFRSFQQWIALTQTLKEQARLADQAFLNKMFRRIIKAQENWKHLETISIESIKLISLRSVLHLWKLKHREMNYVGLKRRVFEGMKQKFIDYEYKKSISKEVRSLSLLRTCFCRWKKKNTEREDKLAALNVLENKFIKRKFLRKLNSLFQYTQQEAVVKSKLDQTLLRCVFEKMWLKRFEDHLHLYSIISLKETNLVKDIFHSWKKLLYTDLKASDYSRTSLLKNTLRSWKLKVKLKTSEQKRKMRIKTRAYSTWRKRIQYGRISSEHIRIAFYAKYLDLWKRKMLQLESKDDKASNFYEEGLKHECLAIWKERLIKTKELEDRYNFLSKTHAILILKRTLMHIDNIHLLYNELAPSMETIKLSRTFSKWQKATSFRVKNKLNDILHTYELDKKVKLQKKIFNAWQNRYHFYSEVCNTQAISIKNIQLEKMVLRNCRDKLLEVIKLKALADEVREEFMLIKTFYIWKTHLDELSDMNTLLEQLEANKQFIITSKFLKMWSLRFLKIKRNDETVQVFRHRWDRATVRGLLLLWKNRSDSSPKRMKDSDLKHELKTPIRSGSLNTSTIPGSERIKQHRMEAMKSHYSRARRAIPSPVKSSSVLDSTAKKQIKLESTTELNGSPTRARPIRYSPRRPNRNPPSKVDHIDFGSIPAVPFSLSADSPRVDQDIDYLREHDKSPLSRKRQ, from the coding sequence ATGGGCAAATTCGGTACATCAAATAAGTCGACGGAGAACCTTCTGCGTGATAAATTCGTACCGGAAACTACGCCGACTAATATTCCCACTGATATCCTCATCAAGCAGGGACTGATAACGGATTCCACCGAATCACTAATCCATGGGGGCGCAGAAAGATACATTGTGAACGCCCTAAAGCCTATAGAAGCAAACAAGACAGAAGACGTCTGTGAAGATCCGCCGTTCCACCTCCCTTCCCCACCGTTGGATCTGGCAAATCTAGAGTACGAAAAAGTCACCGATCTTTCGAAAAATGACTTTCGATATGATTTGAATAACACATCCCTTGAAATAATTGAAGATTTATACCACCAGATTGAGGCCTTTTTGGTTCATTTTAAACTATCGAGAAGTTTTTTACTAATCTTTAAAAATTACGTCAGCATTCTTATCCAAGAAGGCTTCAACCCATTACATGATGAGTATTTTAGGATACTAGAAGATGAATTAAAAGGGATTTTCACGTTCAATTCTGTTATAGAAGAGATCTTAGAAATATTCTTGATACATCCTCGCAACAAATTCATTGCACTATCCCTTGCAGAATATACGTATGCCAGGAACAAAATCAGAAGACATTTTAGTCATTGGAAAACTGCCTGTGAGTTAAATGAGGAGGCAAATAAGTTTGCAGAGCAAGcagtaatgaaaataaaggaaacttttttttatatttggtGTGACCGAAGATCAAAGTACTCACAAATGGCCAATAATGAAGCTGAAAGCTTTAGGAATACATGGCTATTATTTCGATCGTTTCAGCAATGGATAGCGTTAACTCAAACTCTAAAGGAGCAAGCAAGATTAGCTGATCAAgcttttttgaataaaatGTTTAGAAGGATTATCAAGGCACAAGAGAATTGGAAGCATTTAGAAACGATCAGCATTGAAAGTATAAAGCTTATTTCTTTACGATCAGTACTTCATCTATGGAAATTAAAGCATAGAGAAATGAATTATGTTGGgttaaaaagaagagttttTGAAGGTATGAAACAGAAATTTATAGATTATGAATACAAGAAGAGTATTTCGAAAGAGGTGAGATCATTATCTCTACTAAGAACATGCTTTTGTAggtggaagaagaaaaacactGAGCGTGAAGATAAACTTGCAGCACTTAATGTGCTGGAGAataaatttatcaaaagaaagtttcTACGTAAATTAAACTCGTTATTTCAGTATACTCAACAAGAAGCTGTTGTCAAGAGTAAGCTAGACCAGACACTTTTGAGAtgtgtttttgaaaagatgtGGCTGAAACGATTCGAAGACCATTTGCATTTATATTCTATTATCAGTCTGAAAGAGACCAACCTTGTAAAGGATATTTTTCACTCTTGGAAGAAACTTCTATATACTGACCTCAAAGCCAGTGATTATTCGAGGACAAGTTTACTTAAGAACACACTTAGAAGTTGGAAGCTCAAAGTGAAGCTAAAGACTTCAGAACAGAAACGCAAGATGAGAATTAAAACAAGGGCGTACAGTACCtggagaaaaagaatacagTATGGGAGAATATCGAGTGAACATATTAGAATTGCCTTTTATGCAAAATATCTCGATCtgtggaaaagaaagatgtTACAATTGGAGTCTAAAGATGACAAAGCATCTAATTTTTACGAGGAAGGCCTTAAACATGAATGTCTAGCCATATGGAAAGAGCGTTTGATTAAGACTAAAGAATTGGAGGACAGATACAATTTCTTAAGTAAAACACATgcaattttgattttaaaaCGAACACTAATGCATATTGATAATATCCATTTGCTATATAATGAACTAGCACCTTCTATGGAGACAATAAAACTCTCCAGGACCTTCTCAAAATGGCAGAAGGCTACTAGTTTTAGGgtcaaaaataaactaaATGATATTTTACACACTTATGAATTGGATAAAAAAGTTaagcttcaaaaaaaaatatttaatGCATGGCAGAACAGATATCACTTTTACTCAGAAGTATGCAATACACAAGCAATTTcgataaaaaatattcagcttgaaaaaatggtGCTGAGAAATTGCAGAGATAAGTTATTAGAAGTAATAAAATTAAAAGCACTAGCAGATGAAGTTCGCGAAGAGTTTATGTTAATCAAGACATTCTATATCTGGAAAACTCATCTAGATGAACTATCCGACATGAATACATTATTGGAACAGTTGGAAGCCAATAAACAATTCATAATTACATCTAAATTCTTAAAAATGTGGAGTCTTCGATTTCTGAAAATTAAACGTAATGATGAGACAGTCCAAGTGTTCCGTCATCGCTGGGATAGGGCTACCGTGAGAGGACTGTTACTACTGTGGAAAAATCGTTCAGATAGTTCACCAAAGAGGATGAAGGACTCCGATCTCAAACATGAACTGAAAACTCCCATAAGATCAGGCTCGCTAAATACCTCAACCATACCAGGCtcagaaagaataaagcaGCATAGAATGGAAGCCATGAAATCGCATTATAGCAGAGCAAGAAGAGCTATACCAAGTCCGGTAAAATCTTCTAGTGTTCTCGATTCTACTGCTAAAAAGCAGATCAAACTTGAAAGTACAACGGAATTAAACGGATCTCCAACACGAGCAAGACCTATAAGATACTCTCCTAGGCGTCCTAATAGAAACCCACCATCTAAAGTTGATCATATTGACTTTGGAAGCATACCCGCAGTACCTTTCAGTCTGAGCGCTGATTCTCCTAGGGTCGATCAAGACATAGATTATTTAAGGGAGCATGACAAATCTCCATTAAGTCGAAAACGTCAATAG
- the RTT109 gene encoding H3 histone acetyltransferase RTT109 (similar to Saccharomyces cerevisiae RTT109 (YLL002W); ancestral locus Anc_5.217), with the protein MSLNDYLSPVLPLNEQFECLSLQSIPLETHSVVTADKDDKRVPKHTIKTQHFFSLFHQEKVFFSLEVYVYVTLWDETDAERLVFVSKADTNGYCDTRISVKDITRVLLEFILSIDPNYYLQKVKPLTRPYKKMPNELINSASTPVKTLKILAKRLKQSGSTKIEETASSCFQQNFYLSFTCSREILTKICLFTRPASQYLFPDSSKNSKKHVLNGEELLKWWGSILDRLLIECFQTDTQAKLRIPGEDPARVRSYLRGMTYPLWKVGDIFTSKEKSLAVYTIPLFPDDPKARFIHQLAEEDRVLKISSSSFWIELQERQEFKLSVTVSVMGISGYSLAAPTLFLSNVDVIVPRSQKQFRAIKKYITGEEYDTEDGAIEAFLNIRDFLTLRMATNLQSLTGKREYQEKNSLGPTSNVNAMVITMLKPRKKAKARPKTHEI; encoded by the coding sequence ATGTCACTGAATGACTACCTGAGTCCCGTGCTCCCTCTAAATGAACAATTCGAATGTTTATCGCTACAGTCTATACCATTAGAAACCCATTCTGTTGTAACGGCAGATAAAGATGACAAAAGAGTCCCGAAACACACGATTAAAACTCAACACTTCTTTAGTCtatttcatcaagaaaaagtttttttttcattagaaGTATATGTTTATGTTACACTCTGGGACGAAACAGATGCCGAACGGTTAGTATTTGTGTCGAAGGCAGATACCAATGGTTATTGTGATACGAGGATAAGCGTTAAAGATATAACAAGGGTATTGTTGGAATTTATCTTATCAATTGATCCAAATTACTACCttcaaaaagtaaaacCGTTAACGAGACCATATAAGAAGATGCCCAATGAGCTGATCAATTCAGCCAGTACTCCTGTGAAAACTTTAAAGATCCTTGCTAAAAGGCTCAAACAATCAGGCAGcacaaaaattgaagagaCCGCATCATCATGtttccaacaaaatttttatctttcatTCACTTGCTCTCGTGAAATTCTGACTaaaatttgtttatttacTAGACCTGCATCTCAATACCTCTTCCcagattcttcaaaaaatagcAAAAAGCATGTATTAAATGGTGAGGAGTTGCTTAAGTGGTGGGGTTCTATCTTAGATAGACTACTAATTGAATGCTTTCAGACTGATACGCAAGCAAAATTAAGGATTCCTGGTGAAGACCCTGCTAGAGTAAGGTCATACTTAAGGGGAATGACGTATCCACTATGGAAAGTAGGTGACATATTTACCtctaaagaaaaatctctTGCAGTATATACCATTCCATTATTTCCAGACGATCCCAAGGCTAGATTTATACACCAATTGGCGGAGGAAGATCGTGTCCTCAAGATAAGCTCATCATCTTTCTGGATTGAGCTGCAAGAGCGCCAAGAGTTCAAACTAAGTGTCACAGTATCTGTAATGGGAATATCAGGATACTCTCTTGCCGCCCCAACCTTATTTCTCTCTAATGTAGACGTCATTGTGCCGCGGTCACAGAAACAGTTCAGAGCTATTAAGAAGTACATAACTGGAGAGGAATATGATACTGAGGACGGAGCTATAGAAGCTTTTCTCAACATTCGCGACTTCCTAACGCTCAGAATGGCGACCAATCTTCAGTCTTTAACAGGGAAGAGAgaatatcaagaaaaaaactcaCTGGGTCCTACAAGTAACGTCAACGCCATGGTAATAACCATGTTGAAACCTCGTAAAAAAGCTAAAGCTCGGCCTAAAACTCACGAAATATAG
- the DNM1 gene encoding dynamin-related GTPase DNM1 (similar to Saccharomyces cerevisiae DNM1 (YLL001W); ancestral locus Anc_5.218), translating into MASLEDLIPTVNKLQDVMYDSGIDTLDLPILAVVGSQSSGKSSILETLVGRDFLPRGTGIVTRRPLVLQLNNIPPNSPLIEEDDNSVNSHDEVTKVSGFEAGTKPLEYKDKERNHADEWGEFLHIPGKRFYDFDDIKREIENETARIAGKDKGISKIPINLKVFSPHVLNLTLVDLPGITKVPIGEQPPDIEKQIKNLILDYIATPNCLILAVSPANVDLVNSESLKLAREVDPQGKRTIGVITKLDLMDSGTNALDILSGKMYPLKLGFVGVVNRSQQDIQLNKTVEESLDKEEDYFRKHPVYRTISTKCGTRYLAKLLNQTLLSHIRDKLPDIKTKLNTLISQTEQELARYGGVGATTNENRASLVLQLMNKFSTNFISSIDGTSSDINTKELCGGARIYYIYNNVFGNSLKSIDPTSNLSVLDIRTAIRNSTGPRPTLFVPELAFDLLVKPQIKLLLEPSQRCVELVYEELMKICHKCGSAELARYPKLKSMLIEVISELLRERLQPTRSYVESLIDIHRAYINTNHPNFLSATEAMDDIMKTRRKRNRELSKSRLSQQENGQTNGINGTSSTSSNIEQDSTKNSDYEDDGIDTESKQTKDKFLNYFFGKDKKGQPVFDALGKKRTTAGEGNIEDFRNLQISDFSLGDIDDLENAEPPLTEREELECELIKRLIVSYFDIIREMIEDQVPKAVMCLLVNFCKDSVQNRLVTKLYKETLFEELLVEDQTLAQDRELCVKSLGVYKKAATLISNIL; encoded by the coding sequence ATGGCTAGTTTAGAAGATCTTATCCCCACTGTCAATAAGCTGCAGGATGTTATGTACGATTCCGGAATCGACACACTCGATTTGCCTATTTTGGCTGTTGTTGGGTCACAATCCTCCGGGAAATCATCAATCTTGGAGACCTTAGTTGGCAGAGACTTTTTACCTAGGGGTACTGGTATTGTCACCAGAAGACCTTTAGTTCTTCAACTAAATAACATACCACCAAATTCTCCTCTAATAGAGGAGGATGACAACTCCGTTAATTCTCATGATGAAGTTACAAAGGTATCAGGGTTTGAAGCCGGTACAAAGCCTTTGGAGTACAAAGACAAGGAAAGAAACCATGCGGATGAGTGGGGTGAATTCCTGCATATACCGGGGAAACGGTTTTATGATTTCGATGATATTAAGAGAGAAATCGAAAATGAAACTGCAAGAATAGCTGGTAAGGATAAAGGTATCAGCAAGATCCCTATTAATTTGAAGGTCTTCTCCCCACATGTTCTGAACTTAACACTGGTAGATTTGCCTGGGATTACTAAAGTTCCTATTGGAGAACAACCGcctgatattgaaaagcagatcaagaatttgatCCTGGACTATATAGCTACTCCCAATTGTTTAATTTTGGCTGTTTCACCAGCCAATGTCGATCTTGTTAATTCTGAATCTTTAAAATTAGCTAGAGAGGTGGACCCTCAGGGGAAAAGAACTATTGGTGTCATCACCAAATTGGATTTGATGGATTCTGGAACTAATGCTCTGGATATCTTATCTGGAAAAATGTATCCCCTAAAATTAGGTTTTGTTGGAGTAGTAAATCGCTCACAACAAGATATCCAATTAAACAAGACTGTTGAAGAATCCTTGGATAAAGAAGAGGACTATTTTAGAAAACATCCAGTCTACAGAACCATTTCAACTAAGTGTGGCACGCGCTACTTGGCCAAATTGTTAAACCAAACGTTGCTAAGTCACATTAGAGATAAACTTCCGGATATTAAGACCAAATTGAATACCTTGATCTCTCAAACAGAACAAGAACTCGCTAGGTATGGTGGCGTAGGGGCCACTACTAATGAAAACAGAGCTAGCCTTGTCTTACAATTAATGAATAAGTTTTCTACAAACTTTATCTCATCCATAGACGGTACGTCTTCTGATATCAATACTAAGGAACTCTGTGGTGGTGCCCGTATTTACTACATTTATAATAATGTATTTGGGAACTCCCTAAAGTCAATTGATCCAACTTCCAACTTATCTGTTCTTGACATTAGAACCGCCATTAGAAATTCTACTGGCCCTCGTCCCACTTTGTTTGTTCCTGAATTGGCATTTGATCTTTTAGTTAAACCTCAGATTAAACTGTTATTGGAACCGTCTCAGCGCTGCGTCGAGCTAGTTTACGAGgagttgatgaaaatatgCCATAAATGTGGCTCTGCTGAACTAGCTAGATATCCTAAATTAAAGAGTATGTTAATAGAAGTAATAAGTGAGCTACTTAGAGAAAGATTACAACCTACTCGCTCTTACGTTGAAAGCTTAATTGATATACATCGAGCATACATCAATACCAATCATCCTAATTTTCTAAGTGCCACGGAGGCAATGGACGATATCATGAAAACACGTAGAAAACGGAATCGAGAATTATCAAAGAGCAGATTGTCTCAACAGGAGAATGGTCAAACTAACGGTATTAACGGGACTTCATCTACCTCCTCAAATATAGAACAAGATTCTACAAAAAACAGTGATTATGAAGATGATGGGATCGATACAGAATCGAAGCAAACAAAGGATAAGTTCTTGAATTACTTTTTTGGTAAGGATAAAAAGGGACAGCCTGTGTTTGATGCACtaggaaagaaaaggacTACTGCAGGTGAAGGTaatattgaagatttcAGAAATTTACAAATATCAGACTTCTCATTAGGAGATATAGATGACCTTGAAAACGCAGAACCTCCACTAACTGAGAGAGAGGAGTTGGAGTGCGAACTAATCAAACGGTTGATTGTTTCATACTTTGATATTATAAGAGAGATGATTGAAGATCAAGTACCAAAAGCAGTTATGTGCTTACTCGTAAATTTCTGTAAAGATTCTGTTCAAAATCGATTAGTAACCAAACTCTACAAAGAAACGTTATTCGAAGAACTATTAGTTGAGGACCAAACTTTAGCTCAAGACAGAGAACTATGTGTGAAATCTCTCGGGGTTTATAAAAAGGCCGCAACCCTTATTAGTAATATTCTGTAA